The Brachybacterium huguangmaarense genome contains a region encoding:
- a CDS encoding glutaredoxin family protein: MADSPLAPAPLPVPSEPDARVMLLDRDGCHLCDAARPVVLEEARRAGATVERVDVDADPAVRAAWGDQVPVVAVDGRVVARYRVDATSLRRALRPGPRWRRLLPGG, translated from the coding sequence GTGGCCGACTCTCCGCTTGCTCCCGCGCCCCTGCCCGTCCCGTCCGAGCCGGACGCCCGCGTCATGCTGCTGGACCGGGACGGCTGCCATCTGTGCGACGCGGCGCGCCCCGTCGTGCTCGAGGAGGCCCGGCGGGCGGGCGCGACCGTCGAGCGCGTGGACGTCGACGCCGATCCCGCGGTGCGCGCGGCGTGGGGCGACCAGGTGCCGGTCGTCGCCGTCGACGGCCGGGTCGTCGCCCGCTATCGCGTCGACGCGACCTCGCTGCGGCGCGCCCTGCGGCCCGGGCCGCGCTGGCGCCGCCTGCTGCCGGGCGGGTGA
- a CDS encoding 30S ribosomal protein bS22, whose protein sequence is MGSVIKKRRKRMAKKKHRKLLRKTRHQRRNKK, encoded by the coding sequence ATGGGTTCCGTCATCAAGAAGCGTCGTAAGCGCATGGCCAAGAAGAAGCACCGCAAGCTGCTGCGCAAGACGCGCCACCAGCGCCGCAACAAGAAGTGA
- a CDS encoding dynamin family protein: MRAARSGGPGLAERAGALGRAADMLDGIAPDGPLARARETVERVGGRSALSAEHTVVGVFGATGSGKSSLVNAIVGAAVTRAAVRRPTTSAPVAAVVGASGSEPLLDWLEVADRHVLEDPGTPLVRAVEQASTGRHGRRLRGVDESARPGLILLDLPDLDSVELANRETAERMTGLVDVIVWVTDPQKYADDVLHRQFVAPFAAHDATTLVVLNQVDRVRPGDRAAVLASLERLVRLDGVGSAPVLAASAETGEGVEELRERLVVLAAGREASAARLRADVMGAAVALREAAPVGELPAQVRGADVRRLVEDLGAAARVDAVSEAAARSYRHRAAGELGWPPLRWIRRLRPDPLRRLGIGQGAVPGELSRTSLPAPDAATSARASGGVRGFADATSAGAGEAWRAAVRRAARAHADELPDALDQAVAGADLRAQRRSWWWRVLGVIQWLALATAVVGLGWLTLVAVLGYLQIPAPPMPTVDGLGVPVPLPTALLVLGLGVGILLALAGGAIAALASRLERRRVRRLLGERVRAVAERLVVEPVEDVLDLGRDAATDLSLAAGDRR, from the coding sequence ATGAGGGCCGCCCGCAGCGGCGGCCCCGGCCTCGCCGAGCGTGCCGGGGCCCTGGGCCGCGCTGCAGACATGCTCGACGGGATCGCCCCGGACGGCCCCCTCGCCCGGGCGCGCGAGACCGTCGAGCGCGTGGGCGGACGCTCGGCCCTCTCGGCCGAGCACACCGTCGTCGGTGTCTTCGGCGCGACGGGCTCGGGCAAGTCCTCGCTCGTCAACGCGATCGTGGGAGCCGCTGTCACCCGAGCCGCCGTGCGCCGGCCCACGACCTCGGCGCCCGTCGCGGCGGTCGTCGGCGCGAGCGGCAGCGAGCCGCTGCTCGACTGGCTCGAGGTCGCCGACCGCCACGTCCTCGAGGACCCCGGGACCCCTCTCGTGCGCGCCGTCGAGCAGGCCTCGACCGGGCGGCACGGGCGTCGGCTCCGCGGCGTGGACGAGAGCGCACGCCCCGGGCTGATCCTCCTGGACCTTCCCGATCTCGACTCGGTCGAGCTCGCCAACCGCGAGACCGCCGAGCGCATGACGGGGCTCGTCGACGTGATCGTGTGGGTCACCGATCCGCAGAAGTACGCCGACGACGTCCTGCACCGCCAGTTCGTCGCCCCCTTCGCCGCGCACGACGCGACCACCCTCGTGGTGCTCAACCAGGTCGACCGCGTCCGCCCCGGTGATCGCGCGGCCGTCCTGGCCTCCCTCGAGCGTCTCGTCCGGCTCGACGGGGTGGGCTCGGCCCCCGTGCTCGCGGCGTCCGCCGAGACGGGGGAGGGGGTCGAGGAGCTCCGCGAGCGCCTCGTCGTGCTCGCGGCGGGACGCGAGGCGTCCGCGGCGCGGCTGCGCGCCGACGTCATGGGTGCCGCCGTCGCGCTGCGCGAGGCCGCCCCGGTCGGCGAGCTCCCGGCCCAGGTGCGGGGTGCCGACGTGCGCCGCCTCGTCGAGGATCTCGGCGCGGCCGCGCGGGTCGACGCCGTCTCCGAGGCCGCGGCGCGGTCCTACCGCCATCGTGCGGCCGGCGAGCTGGGCTGGCCGCCGCTGCGGTGGATCCGGCGCCTGCGGCCGGACCCCCTGCGCAGGCTCGGGATCGGCCAGGGCGCCGTGCCCGGCGAGCTGTCGCGCACGTCCCTGCCCGCCCCCGACGCCGCGACGAGCGCGCGGGCCTCGGGCGGCGTGCGCGGCTTCGCCGACGCCACGAGCGCGGGAGCGGGGGAGGCCTGGCGCGCGGCCGTGCGCCGCGCCGCCCGGGCGCACGCGGACGAGCTGCCCGACGCCCTCGACCAGGCGGTCGCGGGCGCCGACCTCCGTGCGCAGCGCCGCTCGTGGTGGTGGCGTGTGCTCGGCGTGATCCAGTGGCTCGCGCTCGCCACGGCGGTCGTGGGGCTGGGCTGGCTCACCCTCGTCGCCGTGCTCGGCTACCTGCAGATCCCGGCCCCGCCGATGCCGACCGTCGACGGCCTCGGGGTTCCCGTGCCGCTCCCCACGGCGCTGCTCGTCCTCGGCCTGGGGGTGGGCATCCTGCTCGCCCTCGCCGGCGGCGCGATCGCTGCCCTCGCCTCCCGCCTCGAGCGTCGGCGCGTCCGTCGGCTGCTCGGCGAGCGGGTGCGCGCCGTGGCCGAGCGCCTCGTGGTCGAGCCCGTCGAGGACGTGCTGGACCTCGGGCGCGATGCTGCGACCGATCTCTCGCTCGCCGCGGGCGACCGCCGCTGA